The Dehalococcoidales bacterium genomic sequence TTTGCCTTTGCCACCGCTTCGGGGAATCTTTTGTGGAAATACCCGGTTGAAGGAAACGTTGCACAGATAATCGGTGATTTGCTTATTGATGAAGGAAAGCTCTATTTTGCGGCGGTCGGCGGTGTTGTTACCGCTTTGGACCTCGAAACTCGAGCTGTTGTCTGGGAATACGATACTAAAGATACAATATGGGCATCTCCGTCCGTAAACGGTAATACCCTCTTTGTCGCCTCTTACGGGAAGAAACTCTTTGCTATTGACAAAAATACCGGCGAGCCGAAATGGAGTAAGCCTTTTGAAACACAAGGCCCCATTACCGCAGCGCCGGGTTACGATAACGGGGTTGTTTATATCGCTTCGCTTGACCGGGGGATATATGCAATAAGTGCTGAAACAGGGGCTCTGATTTGGGAATTTAATGCCTCAAGTAATGCCTCCCGTACCCCTAAAAATTGGTTCTGGGCAACACCGTTACTGGTTAACGGCGTTATATATGCCCCCAATATGGACGGCTTTGTCTATATTATAGATGCGGCTGACGGCAAACTCATGAATGCTTTGGAGCTGGGTACTGCGGTTTCATCCAATCCCGTCCTTAACGGCGAGTGGGTGCTTGTGGCTACTCAGCATGGCGCTTTGTACTCCATTAATATCAGTAATAATACAAAAGTTTTACTTAGGTCGCTTGATATGACAATTCAATCCTCGCTTTATGTTGATGAAGGTATTGTCTACGTTCATACAATCAGAGATGAAAATCTCTATGCAATCAATGCGGGCTCCGGTGTTATGGTTTGGTATTATGAAGTCAGTTAACTTAGAAAGCAAGGTGGTTTAAATTGAATATAGGTGCAATTTGGGATGTAATCGCACTTGGCCCGATGATAAATATTCTCATCGGTTTATCTGATATCTTATTTGGCAGCTTCGGGTTAACTATTATATTGCTGACTATTGTAATCAGGGCTTTGATGTTCCCGCTAACCCGCAAGCAAATGAATGCCACCAAAGCAATGCAGGCGTTACAACCGAAGCTTGCGGAATTGCAAAAGAAATACGCCAAAGACAGCCAAAAGTTTGCCCAGGAGCAAATGAGGCTTTACAAAGAGTCCGGTGTAAGCCCGACAGGGTGCCTTTTACCGATGTTGGTGCAGATGCCGATATGGATTGCGTTGTACCAATCAATCATGCGCGTACTGGCGGTTGCTCCGGGTAATTTCCTAAACTTATCGGAATTTCTCTACTCTTGGCCGATAGTTTTCCAGGCCTTGCCGGTCAACAGCCAATTCTTGTGGCTCAACTTGGGAACGCCCGATTT encodes the following:
- a CDS encoding PQQ-binding-like beta-propeller repeat protein — translated: MKKKKSTIFKAALAVLVLFVSFFTAGCSSSAYVNYGWTGSVVDGDTIFVASQGKITALQKDNGSVKWQREIEKDTAPSGSLGCGMGASASVMYADPLVYDDVVYVATYTGKIFAFATASGNLLWKYPVEGNVAQIIGDLLIDEGKLYFAAVGGVVTALDLETRAVVWEYDTKDTIWASPSVNGNTLFVASYGKKLFAIDKNTGEPKWSKPFETQGPITAAPGYDNGVVYIASLDRGIYAISAETGALIWEFNASSNASRTPKNWFWATPLLVNGVIYAPNMDGFVYIIDAADGKLMNALELGTAVSSNPVLNGEWVLVATQHGALYSINISNNTKVLLRSLDMTIQSSLYVDEGIVYVHTIRDENLYAINAGSGVMVWYYEVS